TTCTCGCGCCACTGGTCACTTACTTCATGACGATTCTGGCGGGAACCGGACACACCGCGTTCTCCACTCTGCCAGTTATCGCCGAAGTTGCCAAAGAGCAAGGGATTCGCCCGTCTCGCCCGCTCTCTATCGCCGTTGTCGCGTCGCAAATCGCGATTACCGCGTCCCCCATCTCTGCGGCGGTGGTGTTTGTCGCCGGTATTCTTGAGCCGCACGGGGTCAGCTACCTGCTGCTGTTAGGGATTTGTATTCCTACCACGCTCGCAGCGATTATGCTGACAGCGATTGTGACCAATTTCCTGGGCAAAGAGCTAAAAGATGATCCGATTTATCAGGAACGGCTGAAAAAAGGTGAAACCACGCTGCGCGGTAATAGCCAGCATGAGATCAAACCGGGAGCCAAGCTGTCTGTGCTGCTGTTTCTAATCGGCATCGTCGCTGTCGTTCTGTATGCCACGGCAATCAGCGGCACCGTTGGGCTGATTCAAAACCCGGTACTGCCACGCAACGAAGCGATTGTGGTCTTCATGCTGACCATCGCCACGCTGATTTGCCTCACCTGCAAAATCGACACCTCGCGCATCCTCTCTGCCAGCACGTTTAAATCTGGCATGAGCGCCTGTATCTGCGTAATGGGCGTGGCCTGGCTGGGCGATACCTTTGTTAAAGCCCACATTTCCGATATTCAGGACACCGCAGGCGCACTGCTGCAAAGCTACCCGTGGATGCTGGCCGTCGTGCTGTTCTTCGCCGCTACACTGCTTTACTCTCAGGCGGCAACAGCGAAGGCGCTGATGCCTGCGGCGCTGCTGCTGGGTGTGTCTCCGGTCACAGCGGTAGCGTCTTTTGCTGCCGTTTCCGCCCTGTTCGTTCTGCCGACCTACCCGACCCTACTCGCAGCAGTGGAGATGGACGACACCGGCTCAACACGCATTGGCAAGTTTGTGTTTAACCACTCCTTTCTGATCCCCGGCGTGATAGCGATTACGCTGTCGGTAATATTTGGCTTCATCCTCGGTAGCATCCTGATCTAAAGATTTCCCTTCAGATAGGCCTCGCGGATCGACCTGACAGGTCGATCCGTATCATTTCCTCACGCAAATAAAGCAAGGTATAGTGTGGTTCTGGTTGTCTGGGATTTTGCTCATCTGACACGGAGGATATGATGTCTGACCGCCCGCTTTGCGACGCTGTCGTCATATTATGTACCGCACCTGACGATGCCTGTGCGCAACAGCTTGCCAACGCGCTGCTGGAAGCGCGGCTTGCAGCCTGCATCACTCTGCTGCCCGGCGCACGTTCGCTCTACTACTGGGAAGGAAAGCTCGAACAGCAATCAGAAGTACAAATGCTGATAAAAAGCGATATCTCACATCAGCAAGCGCTGCTGACCCACCTGAAACAACAACACCCTTATGATACGCCGGAACTGTTAGTCCTGCCGGTATCCGGGGCGACGGCGATTATCTGACATGGCTCAACGCATCTTTACGCTGATTTTCCTGTTATGGACAGCTGTCGGCACACCCAGTGTGGCCGCCTCTTCTTTTGGTCAGAAGCTATTTGGCAACAGTACGACGTCACGCTTTCTACCAGTCGATGGGGCTTTCGCCTTTGAGTTTCATCAGCAGGATAACCAGCTCAACCTGCGCTGGGATATCCATCCCGATTACTACCTGTACCGCGCGCAAATCAAGATCGAGGGAAACGGTGCCACGCTTGGCAAGGTGGAACTGCCACAGGGAGAAAGCCATAACGACGAGTTCTTCGGTCAGGTCTTTATTCTGCGGGATCGATTGGCGCTAACGGTCCCGATTGAACAGGCCGAAAACAGCACGACCGTCAAAGTAACCTATCAAGGCTGCGCTGATGCAGGTTTCTGCTATCCGCCGGAAACCCGTGTCGTTCCTCTCAGTCAGGTGTTGACTAACGCAGGCACAGGAGCGCCGCTCAATACCACATCAAACCAAAGCGCACCGCCGCAGAACACACCGATGCCCTTCTCACCATGGTGGGCGCTGTTGATTGGTATCGGCGTCGCCTTTACCCCCTGCGTCCTGCCGATGTACCCGTTGATTGCCAGTCTGGTGCTGGGCAGAAAAGAACAGCTGACACCGCGCCGCACGCTGCTACTGTCGATGACCTATGTTCAAGGCATGGCCTTGACCTACACACTTCTCGGGCTGGTTGTCGCCGCAGCCGGATTACGCTTTCAGGCCGCGCTCCAGCATCCGTACATTCTGATTAGCCTGTCGGTGATGTTTGTCGCACTGGCGCTTTCAATGTTTGGCCTTTATACGCTACAACTCCCGTCATCCGTACAGACTCGGCTGACAGAGTGGAGCAACCGCCAGCAAGGCGGCTCCGTCACTGGCGTATTCTTCATGGGCGCGCTGGCAGGGCTGATTTGTTCCCCCTGCACCACCGCCCCGCTCAGTGCCATCCTGCTTTACATCGCCCAGAGCGGCAACATGCTGGCAGGCGGCGGCACGCTCTATCTCTACGCACTCGGAATGGGTTTACCGCTCATTCTGGTCACGCTGTTTGGCAACAAACTGCTGCCGCGCAGCGGCCCGTGGATGCAGTACGTTAAGGAAGCGTTTGGCTTCATTATTCTGGCACTGCCCGTCTTTCTGCTGGAACGCATTCTGGGCGAAACGTGGGGAATGCGTATGTGGAGCACACTCGGCATCGCCTTCTTCGGCTGGGCGCTCATGCTGACGTTGCGTAGCAGCAAAGGCTGGATGCGCGGCGTACAGTTGCTGCTGCTGGCAGGCGTAGTGATCAGCGCTAAACCGCTGCAAGACTGGGTATTCCCCCCAACTGGCGTGGCGCAAACCCACACCTCGGCACTGAACTTCTCCCCAGTCGCCAACATTGCCGATCTCAACAGCGCGCTGGCAAAGAGCGCTCAGCCTGTTATGCTCGATCTTTACGCTGACTGGTGCGTGGCCTGCAAAGAGTTCGAGAAATACACGTTCAGCGACCCAGCGGTGCAAAACCATCTGTCGCGCATCACGTTACTACAAGCGGACGTCACCGCTAACCGCGAAGAACAAAACGCGTTGCTGAAAAAGCTACAGGTTTTAGGGCTGCCGACCATCGTCTTTTTTGACGCTCAGGGGAAAGAGATCCCCGGCTCGCGCGTCACTGGCTTTATGAACGCTGAACAATTTCAGGCACATTTGCAGAAATTCAGCCCATAAACAACACGATATATGTGCTTCTGGAGGAGACTTAATGCAACGGGAAGACGTTCTTGAACATGCGCTTACTCTGCTGGAGCAGCACGGATTTGCCATGACGACGCTGGATATGCTGGCGGAAAAACTGGGGGTTTCGGTAGAGGAACTGACGCCATTCTGGCCGGATCGGGAGGCGCTGCTGTACGACGGCCTGCGTCACCACAGCCAGCAGGTCGATACCTGGCGGCGTCAGCTATTATTGGATGACGAGAGAAGCATCGAGCAAAAGCTGCTGGCGCGCTATCAGGTTTTACATGAGTCGGTGAACAAACAGCGCTATCCAGGCTGTTTGTTTATTGCGGCGTGCAGCTTCTTCCCCGATATCAACCACCCTATTCACCAGATTGCGGAACAGCAGAAGCTGGCGTCTTACCAGTACACTCGCGATTTACTGGAAGAACTGGAAACGGACGATCCCGAGATGGTGGCACAGCAGATGGAGTTGATTCTGGAAGGCTGCCTGAGCAACCTGCTGGTCAAGCATCAGGCCGCCAGCATCGCCACCGCCCAGCGGCTGGCAGAAGATGTCTTACGCTTTGCGCTGTGCCGCAAAAATGGCGCACTCACCTGATTTCAGAAACAAAATGCGGTAAAGCCCGCATTTTGGCTGAAAAGTCGGCAGTCAGCAGGGTTTTCCGCGCTTTCGTTGATAAACCCGTTGACGCCGTGCGGCCAATACGGTTTAATGCGCCCCGTTGCCCGGATAGCTCAGTCGGTAGAGCAGAGGATTGAAAATCCTCGTGTCCTTGGTTCGATTCCGAGTCCGGGCACCATCTTTCCTTTTTTATGCTTCCTTATCAATCCCTATATTGTTGCGATTCAATAAGTTGGCGTGAAAATCTTTTCCGATGCGTTTTGATTTATCCCTTCGTATCGGGGAATTTGTGGGTCAGATTGCGGGTCATTCAGTTCGATGAACGGGAGTGACCCTCACATGTTAACTGACAGCAAAGTCCGATCCGCGAAACCTCTCGCAAAATCTTACAAGCTCACCGACTCGCAAGGCTTATACCTGACGGTATCCACCAGCGGCGCTAAGCTATGGTATTTCCGCTACCGTTTCGGCGGTAAAGAAAACCGTCTGGCTTTTGGCCCCTACCCGCAAACTACACTGGCGGAAGCCCGTGAAAAGCGCGATGCAGCGCGTAAGCTGCTGGCATCCGGCATCAGCCCTTCTCAGCTTCGCAAAACGAACAACCCCGCCGTTGATGAATCCCGCACCTTTCAGTATGTCGCTCAGACGTGGCACACCAGCAGCCTGAAACTCTGGTCGGACGCGCACGCCGATAAAATTCTCACCTGCCTGAAACGCTACGTTTTCCCGTCCATTGGTGCGATGGATATCGCGCAGGTTGAAACCCGCCATCTGGCGCAGTTGGTTAAGGCAATTGACGATAAAGGCGTGCATGACGTCGCCGGACGGGTACGCCAGCATCTGACCAAAATCATGCGTCACGCCGTCCAGCAGGGTGTCATCAAATACAATCCGGCTTACGATTTAGATGGCGTCGTGACCCCGGTTGTGACCCAACATCACCCCGCCCTGCCGCTGAAACGCCTGCCTGAACTGCTGGCGAAGATTGACAGCTACAAAGGCCGGATGCTCACCCGTCTGGCGCTGGAGCTGAATCTGCATGTTTTCTTGCGATCCAGTGAACTGCGTTTTGCCCGCTGGGATGAATTCAACCTGAAAGCGCATATCTGGAGCGTACCCGCCCAGCGCGAACCGGTAAACGGCGTGAGATTTTCAGAGCGTGGCGCAAAGATGAAAGATGAACATCTGGTGCCGCTGTCACGGCAGGCGGTCGCCCTGCTGAAACAGATTCAGGCGCTTTCCGGCGAATCGGTCTTCGTTTTTCCGGGCGCACATACGCTGAACAAGCCGATGAGTGAAAACACCATCAACAAGGCGCTGCGCGTGATTGGCTACGACACCAAAACCGAAATCTGTGGGCATGGTTTCAGAACCATGGCCTGTAGCGCCCTGAACGAGTCCGGACGCTGGTCAAAAGACGCCATTGAGCGACAGATGAGCCACAAAGAGCGCAACGGCGTGCGGGCGGCTTACGTGCATAAAGCGGAGCATCTGGAAGCCAGAATCGAAATGATGCAGTGGTGGTCGGATTATCTGGACGTCAACCGCGAAGGATATGTCGCGCCGTATATCTATGCGCGGAGTCATTCGGCAGACTAACGCGCTGCGCTTGTTGGCTCCTGACGGGCTTTCTATGTGATAGAAAACCCGTCAGGAGCGTTGTCGTAAAACCATTCGAGCATTCTGCCAAATGTTTCTTATACGTCAGGGTTTCACAGGCTTGTCGCGTTTTGGCGCTGCCAGTTTTCGGTTGCAAGCATCCAGAACCCAGGCTGAGAAATTAGCATCGGGATCTTCCGTTTTCTCCTGCGCAACGCTGGCGTTTATTTCTTCGATAAGCTCATGCGGGAAGCGGATTCCCTTCGTGGTCGAACGCTTGTTTTTAGAACCTGTAGGCATGCCGTTTTCCTTTCTCGCTGAACGCATACTATACAAGGAAAAATATTTTTAAACACGTTGACGTGTATGTGCACCTAGCGTTAAGGTGTATGAACACCAAGAGTGAATTCATGGTGAAAAACGAAACCCGGCAGTGCGCCAACACTAACCGGGCTTCTGACCACAACATTATGAGGACTAATGCTATGGCTGACACCAATAGTAACACGGGCGCGTCTTATCAATCACTGCCGGATTATGAGAACCGTTACTCTGCCATGAGTGCCGCGCTGGCTCGTCTGGACTTTTCACACATGGACAATGACGAACTTTCGCTGGTCACTGAATATTGCGCCGAAACGCAGGCAGGACTTTGCCATTGCCTGAATTTCATTGGCGATGCGCTAATTACCTTTGCCGATAATGACGTGTGCGAATCGACACCGGAAAGCCTGTGCCAGTTGGGACATGGACTAACCGCAATCAGTTTACTCATCCCTGCACTTACCGATATGCAAAAACGCGCACATTCACTCACCGCCAGATAGCCATCTGAATATAGACTGCCTGATTAAAGCTCTGCCGTTGTTGACTCACGGTCAGAGCTTTTTTGCTTTTGTGGCTGAATAACAATAATTCTTCCCATCCGATATTGAGTTGTTTGCAGGCAACATCGCCCTTTCCCTGTAGCCTTCCCTACTGGCTGATTTCAGTGGGGATAGATATGCCAGCACGTTTTATTTTCGCAACGCTGACCGCGCTCAACAGACCATTCAGCCACGATGCAGGACGCGACGGGGTTAGGCGATTGAATGCCTGCGCCTCACGCGCATTAAACCGTGGCGTGAGGCGAGTAAATGCCATTTCGCAGAAAGGGCACATTTGCGTCGCCCGAACCCACCTGCGAGCGCTTCCCCCAAGGGAAACCGAGCAGGCCGGGGGGAGCCGAATAAATTTTGCCGCCCCAGCGAGCAAAAAGACGCGCCCACGCGTCGGTTTATTTGGGGGGCTTCAGCCCCGCACACCGTCGCGGCTAAGTCTCCGGCCACAAGCCGGTAGCGAGGCGCGACTACCCGCTTTGAAGGCGTTTTCCCATTTTTTCGCTGACCGGAACGGGCAAAAGAAAAAGTGGGCTAAAAACGGCGTATCAAAGGGGGTAGTCGCGCGTAGCGCGCGACGGTGTGCCGCTGTTGACGTTGGGGGTTTTGGCGTGGCGTCCAGCAGCGACATTACCCCCATGCGACAGGCAATAAGGGCGTCCAGCCCGCATGAACTGGCGCACGCCGTTCTGTGCCGGGAAATGTATTTTCCGGCGCATGGCTGCAAAGCTGCCACCTCTTTATCCCCACAAGATCGCCTCATGACGTCGACTCATGCCAGTACCCCAAGGTATGCGCCCATGTAATGAGGCGATAAAGCCGAAAGAACGAACACCCCAGTAAAATGCGAAGGAGGAACCATGCTGATTTCTGATTACCGTGAACGCCGGGCGCGTAGTCACGAAAAAATGCGACTTCTGCTCACCTTTCTGAAAGAAGAAACCTACAGCGACTTTAAAACGTTAATGCTGCTTTTTGATTATAAAAATCACAAGCCGCTTTATCTGTTGCTGGCAAAAGCCATCGACATGGGATTGATCCAAAAGTATGAAATAAACACCAGAATGGTGAAAACCTCTCTGTGGGGGATCACCAATGACGGATTATCCGTTGTTGTCACACCCCATGAGGATGGTTTTCCTGCACGGTTTGAGCCCTCGAAAGTCACTGGCTGGACGCTGATGCAGCGCCTTGATCGTCAGCTAGCACGGCTCCTTCTTGAGAAGAAAGGCGCTTATGGGTGGATCAGCGGCGCGGATTCAACATTCCGCAGCCGCTATGAGGTACATCATCGCCCGGCCGGGGTGATAACGTTACCAGACGAAACCGTCATCGCCGTTGAGACTGAACGCCATCTGAAAACCAAAGCCCGTTATCAGGCGATTATCACCCAACATTTGATAACTCGTACTCAAAAACGTTGGATGTACGTCTTCTATATCGTGCCCGATCCGCAGATAAAGCGAGCTATTGAACGGATGTTCAATAGCGTGCAATACGCCATCGTCA
The window above is part of the Pectobacterium araliae genome. Proteins encoded here:
- a CDS encoding protein-disulfide reductase DsbD, translated to MAQRIFTLIFLLWTAVGTPSVAASSFGQKLFGNSTTSRFLPVDGAFAFEFHQQDNQLNLRWDIHPDYYLYRAQIKIEGNGATLGKVELPQGESHNDEFFGQVFILRDRLALTVPIEQAENSTTVKVTYQGCADAGFCYPPETRVVPLSQVLTNAGTGAPLNTTSNQSAPPQNTPMPFSPWWALLIGIGVAFTPCVLPMYPLIASLVLGRKEQLTPRRTLLLSMTYVQGMALTYTLLGLVVAAAGLRFQAALQHPYILISLSVMFVALALSMFGLYTLQLPSSVQTRLTEWSNRQQGGSVTGVFFMGALAGLICSPCTTAPLSAILLYIAQSGNMLAGGGTLYLYALGMGLPLILVTLFGNKLLPRSGPWMQYVKEAFGFIILALPVFLLERILGETWGMRMWSTLGIAFFGWALMLTLRSSKGWMRGVQLLLLAGVVISAKPLQDWVFPPTGVAQTHTSALNFSPVANIADLNSALAKSAQPVMLDLYADWCVACKEFEKYTFSDPAVQNHLSRITLLQADVTANREEQNALLKKLQVLGLPTIVFFDAQGKEIPGSRVTGFMNAEQFQAHLQKFSP
- a CDS encoding YlcI/YnfO family protein; its protein translation is MPTGSKNKRSTTKGIRFPHELIEEINASVAQEKTEDPDANFSAWVLDACNRKLAAPKRDKPVKP
- the mobC gene encoding MobC family replication-relaxation protein, which codes for MLISDYRERRARSHEKMRLLLTFLKEETYSDFKTLMLLFDYKNHKPLYLLLAKAIDMGLIQKYEINTRMVKTSLWGITNDGLSVVVTPHEDGFPARFEPSKVTGWTLMQRLDRQLARLLLEKKGAYGWISGADSTFRSRYEVHHRPAGVITLPDETVIAVETERHLKTKARYQAIITQHLITRTQKRWMYVFYIVPDPQIKRAIERMFNSVQYAIVSHQRIPLEAKHRNVFRVYTFEELKGLDLNLG
- a CDS encoding transcriptional regulator codes for the protein MQREDVLEHALTLLEQHGFAMTTLDMLAEKLGVSVEELTPFWPDREALLYDGLRHHSQQVDTWRRQLLLDDERSIEQKLLARYQVLHESVNKQRYPGCLFIAACSFFPDINHPIHQIAEQQKLASYQYTRDLLEELETDDPEMVAQQMELILEGCLSNLLVKHQAASIATAQRLAEDVLRFALCRKNGALT
- a CDS encoding tyrosine-type recombinase/integrase — translated: MLTDSKVRSAKPLAKSYKLTDSQGLYLTVSTSGAKLWYFRYRFGGKENRLAFGPYPQTTLAEAREKRDAARKLLASGISPSQLRKTNNPAVDESRTFQYVAQTWHTSSLKLWSDAHADKILTCLKRYVFPSIGAMDIAQVETRHLAQLVKAIDDKGVHDVAGRVRQHLTKIMRHAVQQGVIKYNPAYDLDGVVTPVVTQHHPALPLKRLPELLAKIDSYKGRMLTRLALELNLHVFLRSSELRFARWDEFNLKAHIWSVPAQREPVNGVRFSERGAKMKDEHLVPLSRQAVALLKQIQALSGESVFVFPGAHTLNKPMSENTINKALRVIGYDTKTEICGHGFRTMACSALNESGRWSKDAIERQMSHKERNGVRAAYVHKAEHLEARIEMMQWWSDYLDVNREGYVAPYIYARSHSAD
- a CDS encoding anaerobic C4-dicarboxylate transporter, which encodes MLGLELLIVLLAIYLGARLGGIGIGFAGGLGVLILTLGFQIKPGVIPFDVIEIIMAVIAAIAAMQVAGGMDYLVSLAEKLLRTHPKYVTFLAPLVTYFMTILAGTGHTAFSTLPVIAEVAKEQGIRPSRPLSIAVVASQIAITASPISAAVVFVAGILEPHGVSYLLLLGICIPTTLAAIMLTAIVTNFLGKELKDDPIYQERLKKGETTLRGNSQHEIKPGAKLSVLLFLIGIVAVVLYATAISGTVGLIQNPVLPRNEAIVVFMLTIATLICLTCKIDTSRILSASTFKSGMSACICVMGVAWLGDTFVKAHISDIQDTAGALLQSYPWMLAVVLFFAATLLYSQAATAKALMPAALLLGVSPVTAVASFAAVSALFVLPTYPTLLAAVEMDDTGSTRIGKFVFNHSFLIPGVIAITLSVIFGFILGSILI